Below is a genomic region from Castanea sativa cultivar Marrone di Chiusa Pesio chromosome 2, ASM4071231v1.
AGTCATTGATCATTGCAACAAACATatacaaaagaaatatttatatCCAAATGTGGATGAATTTTGATTTCCATGGATTTCCCATCAAATTGAATAGGTTTAGtgtattttttgtcttttgtttaacctaatttccttaaattttattcaatttatatGGTTATGGTTTGAATATGGTTAGACATGATTTTATTCTTAGTTTGTATACCATATAGAATCAATCATTAAATATGCTTAgacatgtttctcaaaaaaaataaatggttagacatgattttgttattattttgtaCACCATACATGAATTACACATCGCTTTACTTTTTGACTTGGTAGCCAAAGAGATATTCAATGGAGATATGTTGTTACACATTTATGATTAATATGATTAGACAtgattttatcaaataaaaagcaTTCAAAATGATAATCTTCGTATGATTACATGTTAAttatagtttaaaaatattataattaatattttttgagattAAGAAGACAAACTGTTATGCTACgaaaatcaacaaaaatcaaGGACTTGCCAAGTCCAGTGTTCAGCCCCTGTAAATTGCACGAAGGACTAAAGATTTTAATAAAGAACAATGACAAAAAAGAACTAGAATACACTAAAAATATAGTGTACAAAGAGGTATTCAACAATCTCCCAAATTTAAAACaacctctaaattttttttctcattaatattattGTAGATAATAATATTACAGATCcactatataaaaaattcaaataaaatcaatttgataCATGTAACTACAACTCTCATTAGAGCACAATTTGTAAGTTGCAAGCTAATAATCTTCTATTGaggtgtttttattttacatttgatGGTTGTTAtaccaataaaaattattcCTTATGTTAttataacaattatttatttggttgttgtttctcttataaaatatatattctataaGTTTATGATAAAACCGTGCAACACACGAGCCTTTAACTAGTATAATTTAATGTCTATACCAACTTTATTTATAAACTCAGATAGTGCATTTTAAAGATCGTAAATCATTATCAACTATTATATATCTTTCAAGGCTTTCCAAGCTTACTTACTGCACCATACATATGTCGATGTCACAAAACTATCTTAACAATTAAAATGTCTAGGTTGGTCTATTATAATTACTGGTTATGGAAATGTTGCATTTAGGTATTTCAAGaagaacaaagtttagttataaaattggttgtacccttaagctacaaccttactcaataaaataaacattattgcatattttgaaaatctaattgttgaattgcatgttttttattctcttaatgtacatgttaaattttgtgttaatcggatattatttactatatgatctataaacttatattttatgcataattttaaactacaaaaacttgcaatttaaaaaatttattgatgacataactattattttttaattttctcaaaattttgcaagtatagagaatataaaaagaaaatgtaatctaatggtagatttgtcaaaatttacctccaataaaaagatattgagtaaggttgtagcctaagattacaacaaattttgtaactaaatgtTGTCCTTTCAAGAATTGCCTTTTGAGTGTGTCTTCTTTATTatcaattggttttgaggtggaatgaCATAGCTCACGGTCGGacaaatggtatcaaagctATGATCATGGGTTTGAGTTACGGGAGTGTAATTGTGAGGGAGGGATTGTTGGGAggaccacaatttgactccTACAACCATTCTAAAAATAGGCCCACGTGGTGTAATGTCGAAGgctataaaagatttgagtgtgtTTTCCTCATcttcaattaattttgaaatggaatGACATAACTAACAGTCCGACATATAATTTTGCTCAATCCAGGATAGGCAATTGTAATGAATACATTGTGACTCTATAAGGTCCGTTTTATTGAAAATGAGTTAATAATGTTAAGAGGCTTGTAGTTAggttattgaaatttttttctctttttttttaaaataaaattttaggatAACCATGGTTCAAATCTCACCTCTTcaaaaataattgattaattGTTGGTTTGGCTAAATAATTAAGGACAAAAATGGACTCCAAGTCCTATTTGGCAACCACTTGATGTTGCACTCTCATGGTGCAACAACAAGGCTTCATATTGGGAACTCTATGGCCATGGTTGCAAATCTTTATGTAATTTTAGCCAAAATTGATCATGGGATAGTACTAGTTGTGGAGGAGGTttggttaaaaataaaaagaagagcaGTCATATTTAAAGGAATCtacttccaaccaaacacaattcTAAGAAGAGAAAATGTTAAGAACCATTTCTTATTACAAAAACCAAATTACCAAAGGCAGTTTACCACTCAAAAAATACATTTGAGCTAGGAAAGTGGTAAGTATCTCATAGTTGATGTAAACCACATTGTAGTCACCTATTGCCACTTATCAATATCACTCCCTCCTCTCCTTAAGACCCCCCTAACAAGCTTTGTGGTCTTCTAATAAGTGATTCATTATGggattaaagaaaaatgttgtttGCACAAGAATTTTACATAATtagaaacttaaaatttaactAAGTTTAAGTCACCTTTACTATCTAGATTATGCATATCATTGGAttacaaaaaagaaacttaaatttaactatttttcattacttataataaaaaatggtcaTCATGTGTTAGACTTTTAAGCAATAGAGAACCTCTGATAGCACAAGTGAAGTAAAGAAAATGAGGATCACAGGTTtaattatcttgtggataacATGCATGAATTGTGCATTGTATGTCTCACATTACCTTTGCcttaaaataattgataaacATTAtgcaaaagtaaaataatatgtGTTCACTGATAGTAAACAGTAAATACGCTTGGCATTAATCTAGTCATTGATATTATACtccttaataaaaatataaccatatCTTATACTGTTTTGCAAAGCTAAATGGAGATTATCTTATACTAAGAAATATTGGACGCTACATAACGCAAGCCACAATAATTCAGTTCCAAATAACTTAATAAGATAGTAGATAATGAGATCTTTATTTAGGCATTATATAATATGATCTCACTTGCAGATTTGGTGCTGAACAATTTACCTGCATAAATACAGCGAAGAATTTAAAGTTAGAACATGTATCCTTCTCTTTTCTAGTATTATTGATCATCaagccaaaaataaagaaaactttaATTACTAAGCTTGATAAGAATAGTATCTTAGGTTTCCATAATTGATAAGTAAAGGATATTAAAcctaagggaaaaaaataataattctgaAAAGTACGAGTCAAAGAATACCAAGATAGATGTTGAATGCCAATATTTATATAGTTTGGGACATAAAATTTGTGTCGAAGTACATATGGACCATGTGGTGTATTTTTTACTTATGTTAACTCTTATAGGcttaactttcaattttgtaaTTGCATTCAGGGAGCATAGTATTTAAAATTActgatttattaaaatttggtTGATTGCAAGGGTCTTCATTGGATCTTATAAGTAAATATAAGTAGTAAAAATTAGTCTACAGATAAATGTTAAAAAGGATGAAATAAAAGGAAGTAGATAAATTACCCTAGATGGAGTATCTTCTGTTCAGGTTGTGAGTAGGAAGTGCTACCCTCAACTACAATTGGAGTAAAGAAATTGCAAGATAATGCCTGAATTGCACTGAGCTCTGATCTAGACATATTCAAGTTTACTTGCTGAAGCTTTTCAACTTCTGCTAtctgaaaaatagaaaaaaaatttagaagtaaGAAATGTTTTTGCAAACATGAATTAATGCGGTTTAAGTTATattattagcaaaatatttGACGTGTGATGCCATTgaattttactctctttttttttttttttttttctaattatcttttatattgGGTGATGATTGTTTGGTTTTAGGTCCGTTTTAGAATGATCATACATGTACCTTAGCGCATGGATTatcaattccaactttagaaatgaaaatatataagataCTAAAAATGTGAATGCCATGAAACTTAATAGCTATGTTTCACTCATTTGTGTGTAAATCACCTTTCAAAGGTGACTACATGTAAATTCAATTCAAACcatcaaatattaaaacccCACATTGTTGTGTTTTAGTAAGTAAATCACTTTCTAGAAAAAGTCAATAACCTCTTGCCTCTGTGttcctatttattttttctccatcCTCTCCCTTATGACTCTATGGAAGGATTTTGAAAGTCAATAATTTGGTGTGAAAATAAGAAATGGATCACAAGACACACCATTTAAATATAAGGTGGGAAAAATCGTATTGAAATGTTGAATAGGTTTGTCCTATCTAAGCAAGTGTTGTACTAAAATCATTTGGAATATGTAAATACAAATATCTAGTTGTTTTGATAAGTTATTTTAAGCCTGTTAATTTGTTACCAATCCTCAAACAAAAAGGTATTTAACAAGTCTCATGGTCGagtacatatataatttaggAGAAATATTCTTACACATGTGTTAATGTACACTCCGTACACATAATGTCTATAATTTCACACACAATAtccaaattttttaaacatatcCACGTTTAAGACATAAAATGGATGGTGTGTATAGGTAATGTACACTAACGAGTGTTGAATAATTGGTGCTCTATAATTTAGTCTAAGAAATTTAGCAAATATACCTTTGCTTGAAGATAAACACTTTCATTTTCGAGCTCCATCAcctaaagaaaattttggatatCAATTAGCCTGTAAGAAAGTTTGACAAGTAGTAAaatagaaatgaataaaaaataaagtaagatAGGATTTACTCTTTTCTGAGAATATTCAATTTCAGCCACCAACATTTCATGCTGTTATAGTGAACAAGTAAGAGAATTAGACTACATTACAAGGAAGGAAAATTAAATGAGATAAACAAGAGGGTTTTAAGATATTGGGTACtaaaatttaagcatttttcaATTGTAGAAGTTAAGAAATCAGTGATATGTCAAAATGTTGATGTGCTTGGCCTTCCTATTGTGTCTTGGAATGCATGTTaacattttctttactttttctttccATGTCactattattttatgttttaccttCTTTGACTTGATTCTAGTGAGTCCTCGTTCAATCCTGCTCTCCAATTGTTTCATTTCTTTGATATTAAGAGAACTTAAATCCTCACCCAGCAAGTGCCTACAAGTATAGAAGAAAATTATAATCAGTTCTTTGTATGATTCATTGATTTAAGGCTAATGGAAATGCATTCATAATTTTGtataaacaagaaataaaaatattcacgTAAGATAATAATATTTTTCGTGGTTCTATCAACTCCAAATTTATGTTCACTGGCAATACCAAGCAAAATCAACTATCAATGATATGTTTTATAATCACATCCACCAAACCTCGCAAACTTCACTCAAAAGGCTTTCACACACAACCCtcacaaagaaagagaataaaaaactaaCCCACAAATCTCATACATACAAACTCACAATCCAAAAGTccaaatacattaaaaaatcctCTTACATGGATTGGTATTTTCAACCCTAAAAACATTACCGCACCATATCTTACACAAAAGGACTACTTTAGACAAAACTCTCACCCGAACTAAAGCAACCAAACTTTTTACAATAATGCATATTTAAAACCTTCAATTATATTTCTTGATGAATAATGAATACTATATTACGTTTTtaataaggaaaactatttcCTTTAAtactaagaaaaatattttttttaactccaaGGAAACCAAATCCAAATAACAATTTCTTTAACTCTTTAAGAGCCTCCTAAATACCTCCAATCACCAAACTTATCTATGTTAATACATTATCCATCAAATTATAAAGCCAACATATTACTAACACATGAAGCTAAGCATATTTATTGAAAAGAATTCCTTTGATCTAACTCATTTGAGTTCTTgtggtaaaaacaaaattaaggtAAAAATATTCTTATATAACTCCCATTTATATAAACATTCATAAATGTTTAGGCATATTTTGTATATTTCCTTGGTATAACTCATGCTTGATTTCCTAATAGGTTTTATGGATACGCATGTATTGATAAAAGAATGATATGACCGCTAgatcttcatctctttcatgacAAGGCCACAGAGACAATGTCATTGTCAACTGTGGGATCATCCACCACTTCTTAATGTTAAACTTAattttccaattaaaattcaatatatataatcttggattaatttcttgttttatcTTCACTTTCATTATTATTGGTTGTTTTCATAATGTGTGCAACATTGTAAAACCTTTTAATCCATGCCATAGAATAAACAAATGTTCAATGTCTTTGATAAGTTgcatacaaagaaaaagaaaaagaaaaaataatttttaatcaatCTTTTTCCATTTGCATTTAGAAACAAGGACAAATGGAAATTACCTGTTCGAGTTCTGCATATTTTGGATGAGTTGCCTCAGTTTTGCAGATTCTTGTTGATAGTACTGcattcattcaaaaaaataaattaaataggaAGCATATGTTAGCCTTGTCAAGTTCATAAATTCTATAGTACATATGCTAAAcaagaagaattaaaaaaaataaataaaaatgcaacactaacaaaacaaattgtTAATATGGGAAGTGCACTAAGCCCTAAAAAGAATAGTCAAGTTACAAGTAGAGTCTCGCAATCGTTTGTATAGTACAAATCGACTTAATATGCATATAATATTTGTGACTACACATGTTTGTGCAATATATACTCATTTAATCCAATATATTTGGAATATTGCcattttcatttataatataTCACAACTcattataatgaatatataaaaattgctCCCTAGaagaaagagacaaaaaaaagtaaaaaagaatataGAGAAATAGCTTACTTGAGCATTTGTTTGTGCAATAGAGCTTGTTCCGGAGATATCATTGCATGCCTTCTTATACCTCTCTATGGTTGATTTTGTGCTGTTTGGCAAAGCAAATCAAGTTTCTAATGTTAATTCAAACACACACCTAAGTTGTACACATGTAAACACATAAATGaatgaaacatatatatatatattagaaattcttacaaaattaTGTTCTTAGTTAAGTTGATGTCATAAAATGCTTATGCTTCCCAGATAATcatgtttaacacttaaaaaaaattaaataaaaacattgttCGCTAGATGAAATTATGTAAGCGAAAGTAAATATTTAAGATCATAACACATAAGGCTTGAAGTTTTAGCTTTAGTTCTCAAAACACGCTGGTAACATTTTCCACAATTTATGCAATTGAAATAAATCTTTTGTTCGTTTTACCTACCTACATGCGTTTAAAACCAGCCATATGAGAggaatattataattttgatcaTGTTAGTCAATCTTATCTCCATTTTACTTTCTAACGAATGTGAGAGTCACACCATAGATGATACTTTATCATGACTAGAAACTAATAATTGAGAGAAACTATAAGTTTATAAccacaaattttttcacaatcatTGAAGTAACAAGTTGTTAATAATAGAAATTAAGTAGTATTACTATATTAGTTATGGTCAATGTGAAATTCAATAATAACTTGATACTCAacaagataaaaaattttacaaaaatattgtgcTTGTAGcaacatttttaaaacaatagaAATTTAAGTTAGCTCAGCCGaatctaagtaaaaaaaaatacactagaCTAGGAGTCCAATTTATGTAGTTGACTACACTAAGTATATAACAGGAGAATAATTTTAGAGACACACTCAATCACACACTTAATTTCACAAGTTGTTATCTTGTGTGACTGTGAGTGGTTGACACTTTCTactaactactaattatatggACTCATCGCTTTTCATCAACCACCCACAATTACACAAATCAATAGGCTGTGAAGTTGGGTACGTTTGTAATCAAACTTATAATAGTATCCTTGTGATCTGTACATGTTGTcaagaagatgaagaacaaTGTCCTAAAATCCCAAGAATCATTATACTCTATAAGTGGTACCTTTTCAAGTCATCTCGGTGTCTCAGTCACATAGAAAGAAAAACCAATGCCATCCCTATGCATTTGCATCCCCACACACAACGTAAAGAAAGGGGGACATGCATCACCTTTCTTACTTCTCATTTCTTCACTACTATGAAGAAAGCATTTACTCTTTTGCTTCATCTATTATCACTTggtataattaattaattaattaattaattatagaaGCAGAATGGACCAAAAAGCCACTACTGAAAGTTTCAGTCCTACAGAAGAGTGAACAACTCTTAAAAGAAAGTATATTTTTAGAttgctttaattaattaaaataagaaaaaaaagggaatttaAACCTTTAAAAATAAGAGTTAAAGAAAAACTATGGGAATTGAGTTTATTATGTTAACTATGGAAGAGGAAAGGAAATGTTGTTACTGCAAGGTAAACTTTTTTACATACCTAAGTGTAGTATataaattctaataaaaatactAAGGTTAGACACCAAGAACTTGTACTACAATATTGACAGTAGCCTCTTAATTGGTACAAAAGGCCTCTCAAAGATGAAATGTTTCAATAAATGTAAGAACTTGTACTGTAATATTCCATTTTATGATCTATTAATTACAATCTATcgtatattattatttttcttatcaaataaaaaaattcagattcatcacatactatacatttagagagagagattttttttttttttaatttttaatgagagagagagagagagagagggagaggtttttttaaaaataaaattttgaatgtaaAGATCGAGAGAATCAATTGTGGCTATCCTATTTAGGCATGACCATACTAACTACTATTCTATATAGGCATGGCCATACTAACTTTTTTATAAGAATGGAACTAGCCTTTTAGCTTTGGGAGTTGTATGAACAAACATTCTTTTAGAGTTCATAAATGGgaaatatactaaaataatattagtattcatttaaaatttaacgTTAAGatataaataaacttttaacaaaaaaaaaaaactataaataaaagaaaagatataaaataattttgtctcgatacatttaaaatttagaatttatcaAATGGAATtcaaaattctttcaaatcccCAAAATAATCTATGATTGATCTTATACTTAATTtgcaataatttctttttaaactgCAAAATCAAATAGAcccttcttcatttttattgcaAAACCAAgtttagataaatttataacGGTAAATGTTTGTACTTTAGTTATAGtaaaaacaagaacaataagTCCAAGTACAATCAATCTATAAagaagttttggttttttttttttttttttggctggaaAACAATTTGGTAAGTTGTTAATCTTTCAACTGTTACTTACCAGTTACCACTTGGCACAatcaagaaagaaataataataacatatatGTACTTTAGAATTTAGATCTAGCTACTACCATTCccatcaaaattttgaagagaaaaaaacaagCACATAAGAACAATCGTCTAACTTAGAATAGAAATAGTCAAAGGTTTTATAGTTGAATTGGCATCTctccatgcacaaagtgcttagAGGACTGTAGTGAAAGGCTTTGAGCTGCGGAGTTAGCAGCGTATTGTAAttctctattaaaaaaacttagaatagaaataaaaagtatttttcttgAAGCCCTTTAGTCTCTTATTCATGATTTGCCCTTAATTTTCTACTAATTaagttgtttttcttcttttgtcaattttagatgtataaaacaccaaaaacgtagaaaaaaaaattcaaaaaaatttaatattaaaaaggttttttatttaaaggaaagccaAAAGTTATAGACTAACCGAccatttattttcattgtttttttagACCTTATTTGGACTAATTGaattcaagaagaaaagagtaGGTTCGTTCCTACTCCTTTACCTGTTGAAGAATCAATGAGTGGCCTAGAGGGACAAGTGTTGCATCAAGTGACTTAATTAAGTTATAGCTTAAACTTAGTCCTACTCAAATAATTAGTGGTTTCAGGCAATGAGGAAAATAAGGATTAAGCTTAATCCAAGTCATGTCAtttaaccaaaaacaaattacTAAGAGAGTCTATAATCTATatatcactacaacaaaagtgaaCTATGGTGACGAAACATTTTGTCACAATATGTCCTTATTTCGTCACCGAATACATTTGGTGACGAAACAGCATTCGTCACCTAAGCTCCGTCACAAAATGTATTGGTGACGAAAATGTTtcatcaccaataaaaaaatgataggtgacgaaattttttcgtcaccaataaaaaatgataggtgACGAAAGTTTTTCGTCACCTAATATTTTCGTTACTAAACCTTATTTTCAGTGACagaatatttcgtcaccaaatgtattttttttttccaatttcaataGATTTCGTGACAAAGTTTTGTTtcaccaattgttttttttttttttttttttttaatttcaatagatCAGGTGACGAATTAATTTCTACTATAGTCAAATATGGCGACGAAAATTATCatcaccaattttatttttttattaatattctttacatttactTGCCATTACATTAATCTGttcatttctaaccaaatctatacaatctaaaaatgcaataaaaatgttCAGAAAGTAATTACAACCATTTATATACAAATGATGTCTTGGCTTCCAAA
It encodes:
- the LOC142626009 gene encoding agamous-like MADS-box protein AGL11 isoform X1, which translates into the protein MGRGKIEIKRIENTTNRQVTFCKRRNGLLKKAYELSVLCEAEVALIVFSSRGRLYEYANNSTKSTIERYKKACNDISGTSSIAQTNAQYYQQESAKLRQLIQNMQNSNRHLLGEDLSSLNIKEMKQLESRIERGLTRIKSKKHEMLVAEIEYSQKRVMELENESVYLQAKIAEVEKLQQVNLNMSRSELSAIQALSCNFFTPIVVEGSTSYSQPEQKILHLG
- the LOC142626009 gene encoding agamous-like MADS-box protein AGL11 isoform X2, which encodes MGRGKIEIKRIENTTNRQVTFCKRRNGLLKKAYELSVLCEAEVALIVFSSRGRLYEYANNSTKSTIERYKKACNDISGTSSIAQTNAQYYQQESAKLRQLIQNMQNSNRHLLGEDLSSLNIKEMKQLESRIERGLTRIKSKKHEMLVAEIEYSQKRVMELENESVYLQAKIAEVEKLQQVNLNMSRSELSAIQALSCNFFTPIVVEGSTSYSQPEQKILHLG